The genome window GAGGATCCGTACCGGAGGGAACGAGCACCGGGATTTTATTTTTCTACCGTTACGTTTAACCAAAACTATCAAGGATAGGAAAGGGTATTCCATTCTCATGGTGAAAACTATTGTTAACAGTGAGGCGGTAAGGAGCAGTAGCTTCCTGATATGAAGCTCTCGACCCTCCTGTCAGCAAAGAGATCTGTTATTTTGGAAAAGTGGTTTGCTGAGATACTGGATACTTATCCATCTGCCACCTCAAGTTTTTTAAAGAAGCAAAAGGACCCATTCACTAATCCAGTGGGGCGAAATATCCTCCAGGGGATAGAGGGTCTTTTTGATGAGCTCCTCCATGGGGTGAGGCCTGACAAGGCTTCTCCATTTCTTGATAATATTATCAGAATCAGAGCGATTCAGGATTTTACGCCCTCGCAGGCCATATCCTTTATTTTCTTTCTAAAAAAAGTGATAAGAGAAGAGTTGAAAAATGATCCTGCCCTGAATTCAATTCAGGATAATTCAGGACTCGAAAACGGAATTGCTGAGGAGTTGCTGACACTTGAGGATAAAATAGATGACCTGGCCCTTCTGGCCTTTGATATTTATATGAAATGCCGGGAGAAGATTTATGATCTCAAGGCAAATGAGGTGAAAAATATGACCTTCGGGCTATTGAAACGAGCGAAGCTGATACGTGATTCTGAATTTAATTCAGGACAGAGACAGTAATATCTGAATCTCAAATAAAATTAAAAGAGGGTAAAAATGGGAGCCATATTCTCTTTCTTTGCAGTTATAATACTTGTCCTGCTTGCTTTTATTGGGGTAGGGGCAGCAAATTTACACTTTCTCTTTGGTGTTATTATCCCATACGCAGCTTTTGTAACATTCACCCTTGGGATTATTTATCGTGTCATTAAATGGGCGCGTTCCCCTGTCCCTTTCCGTATACCGACAACAGGTGGGCAGCAGAAATCTCTCCCCTGGATCAAGCAGAATAAACTTGATAATCCCTCCAGCACCCTTGGTGTTGTAGGAAGGATGGCTCTTGAAGTGCTTTTTTTCCGTTCTCTATTCAGAAACACAAAAACAGAATTGCGGGAAGGGCCAAAGCTCGCTCATGGCTCTGACAAGTGGCTCTGGTTAGCAGGCATAGCATTTCACTGGTCTTTTCTAATAATCTTACTCAGACACATCAGACTTTTTGCCGAACCTTCGCCTTTTTATTTGTATGTCCTTGAAAGCCTTGATGGTTTTTTGCAAATTGGCGCACCACGCCTATTTATGACAGGCATAATCCTTTTGCTGGCTGTAACCTATCTCTTCCTCAGAAGGCTATATATTCCTCAAGTCCGTTATATCTCCCTTGCTTCTGATTATTTCCCCCTCTTTTTGATTTTAGGTATAGCTGCAACAGGCATCCTTATGCGGTATTTCTTCAAAGTGAATGTGGTCGGTGTGAAAGAACTGACCATGGGATTGGTTAATTTTAATCCGAAGATTCCGCAGGGAATCGATGTTATATTTTATATCCATCTTTTCCTTATCAGCGTCCTGTTTGCCTACTTCCCATTCAGCAAGCTGGTGCACATGGCTGGAGTCTTCCTCAGTCCTACGAGGAACCTCGCAAATAACAATCGCATAGTTAGACATATTAATCCATGGAATTATCCTGTTAAGGTTCATACATATGAGGAGTACGAGGATGAATTCAGAGGAAAAATGAAACAATCTGGGATACCAGTAGAGAAGGAGTGAGAATATGGCAACGAAGGCAAAACCACCAAAACCAGAAGATCTGTCAAAGATAGACTATAAACCTCCTAAGACAAAGTGGATGGATACGCCTGCTGAATTCAAGCCTGGCATGTATTGCTATGGTACGAGACCTAAATATCTCGAGGCAGTTGACTTTCCAAACCCAAGGGAGTGGTCGTCTTCTGAGGAGGACTGGAAGCTACCTGAAAACTGGAAAGAGATAGTGTTAGAAGGGATTAAAGAACGGCTGAGCAAGTACCGCACCTTTCATATATTTATGGATATCTGTGTGAGGTGTGGTGCCTGTGCTGACAAGTGCCATTTCTTCCTCGGCTCAGGAGACCCAAAGAATATGCCTGTTTTGAGGGCTGAACTTATAAGGTCGGTGTATAGGAAGTATTTTACAGGATCAGGAAAAATTCTGGGTAAGCTTGCTGGCGCAAGAGAACTCACGTATGATGTGCTAAAGGAGTGGTGGTATTATTTCTACCAGTGCACCGAATGTCGGCGCTGCTCTCTTTTCTGCCCGTACGGTATTGATCAGGCTGAAATCACGATAATTGGCAGGGAACTTCTCAATCTACTGGGTCTGAATACAGACTGGATTGCTGGCCCTGTGGCGAATTGTTATAAAAAGGGTAATCACCTCGGCCTTGAGCCACATACACTCAAAAGTAACATAGAATTTATGATAGATGATATAGAAACCATTACAGGGATCAGGATTGAGCCAACCTTTAACAGAAAGGGTGCTGAGATTCTCTTTGTTACGCCTTCCGGAGACCTCTTCGGTGACCCTGGCATTTACACAGCAATGGGCTATCTCATGCTTTTCCATGAACTTGGACTTGACTACACCTGGAGCACATATGCTTCTGAGGGCGGTAATTTCGGCTTTTTCACATCAAATGAGATGGCGAAAAGACTTCATTACAAGATATATGCTGAGGCAAAGCGGTTGAAGGTAAAGTGGATACTTGGAGGAGAATGTGGCCACATGTGGAGGCTTGTTCACCAATACCTGGACACATGGCACGGACCTGCAGATTTTCTTGAGGTACCTGTTTCACCAGTAACCGGCACAAAATTTGAGAATGCAAAATCCGCAAGGATGGTTCACGTTGCTGAATTTGCTGCTGACCTCATCAGGCATGGCAAACTAAAACTTGACCCGAGACGAAACGACCATCTAAAAGTGACCTGGCATGATTCCTGTAACACCGCCAGAGGTATGGGAATTCTTGAAGAGCCCCGATATATCATCAAGAATGTATGCAACTATTTCTATGAGATGCCAGACAATACCATCAGGGAGAGAACCCTCTGCTGTGGTAGTGGTTCAGGCTTAAATGCAGGAGAAAATATGGAATTAAGGATGAGGGGAGGATTCCCCAGAGCAAATGCTGTGAAGTATGTTCGTGAAAGATACGGGGTGAATATACTGGCGAATATGTGTGCCATTGATAGGGCTGCCCTTCCACCGCTGATGGATTACTGGGTTCCTGGTGTGCGTGTGGCGGGCCTTCACGAGCTGGTGGGGAATGCATTGGTAATGAAGGGAGAAAAAGAGAGGACAACCGACTTACGCCTTGAACCCCTTCCAGGGAAGGAGGCAAAGGAAGATGTATAATGGCGGAAAGATTATCATTGGACTTATTATCTTTTTAGCCTTTGTAGCATTTCCTTTATACTACAATATTGGGAAGGTTAGTGTTAAACCAGAACCAAAGCTTGATACCTCTGTCATCCAGCAATTGAAGGAAAAGAAGTGTGTTGAGCCAAAAGCCTATATGAAGGCTGAGCACATGAAGTTGTTGAATGAATGGAGAGATTCAGCTGTGCGGGATGGCAATAGGCTCTATATTAACAGTGAAGGGAAGCAGTTCACAATAAGCCTCCAGAATACATGCATGAAATGCCATTCAAATAAGAAGAAATTTTGTGATGAATGCCATAATTACGCAGCAGTAAAACCTTACTGCTGGGATTGCCATATTGCGCCAAAGGAGAAGGAGATATGAGCATCAGTAGAAGAGAATTCCTAAAGATAGCAGGAGCCTCTGCCATTTTCGGATTAGGTGGGATGGCGATAATAAATGAAATCACAGATGATATAGAGGCATCGCAATTC of Nitrospirota bacterium contains these proteins:
- a CDS encoding RsbRD N-terminal domain-containing protein — translated: MKLSTLLSAKRSVILEKWFAEILDTYPSATSSFLKKQKDPFTNPVGRNILQGIEGLFDELLHGVRPDKASPFLDNIIRIRAIQDFTPSQAISFIFFLKKVIREELKNDPALNSIQDNSGLENGIAEELLTLEDKIDDLALLAFDIYMKCREKIYDLKANEVKNMTFGLLKRAKLIRDSEFNSGQRQ
- the dsrM gene encoding sulfate reduction electron transfer complex DsrMKJOP subunit DsrM: MGAIFSFFAVIILVLLAFIGVGAANLHFLFGVIIPYAAFVTFTLGIIYRVIKWARSPVPFRIPTTGGQQKSLPWIKQNKLDNPSSTLGVVGRMALEVLFFRSLFRNTKTELREGPKLAHGSDKWLWLAGIAFHWSFLIILLRHIRLFAEPSPFYLYVLESLDGFLQIGAPRLFMTGIILLLAVTYLFLRRLYIPQVRYISLASDYFPLFLILGIAATGILMRYFFKVNVVGVKELTMGLVNFNPKIPQGIDVIFYIHLFLISVLFAYFPFSKLVHMAGVFLSPTRNLANNNRIVRHINPWNYPVKVHTYEEYEDEFRGKMKQSGIPVEKE
- a CDS encoding (Fe-S)-binding protein, yielding MATKAKPPKPEDLSKIDYKPPKTKWMDTPAEFKPGMYCYGTRPKYLEAVDFPNPREWSSSEEDWKLPENWKEIVLEGIKERLSKYRTFHIFMDICVRCGACADKCHFFLGSGDPKNMPVLRAELIRSVYRKYFTGSGKILGKLAGARELTYDVLKEWWYYFYQCTECRRCSLFCPYGIDQAEITIIGRELLNLLGLNTDWIAGPVANCYKKGNHLGLEPHTLKSNIEFMIDDIETITGIRIEPTFNRKGAEILFVTPSGDLFGDPGIYTAMGYLMLFHELGLDYTWSTYASEGGNFGFFTSNEMAKRLHYKIYAEAKRLKVKWILGGECGHMWRLVHQYLDTWHGPADFLEVPVSPVTGTKFENAKSARMVHVAEFAADLIRHGKLKLDPRRNDHLKVTWHDSCNTARGMGILEEPRYIIKNVCNYFYEMPDNTIRERTLCCGSGSGLNAGENMELRMRGGFPRANAVKYVRERYGVNILANMCAIDRAALPPLMDYWVPGVRVAGLHELVGNALVMKGEKERTTDLRLEPLPGKEAKEDV
- the dsrJ gene encoding sulfate reduction electron transfer complex DsrMKJOP subunit DsrJ, which produces MYNGGKIIIGLIIFLAFVAFPLYYNIGKVSVKPEPKLDTSVIQQLKEKKCVEPKAYMKAEHMKLLNEWRDSAVRDGNRLYINSEGKQFTISLQNTCMKCHSNKKKFCDECHNYAAVKPYCWDCHIAPKEKEI